The following coding sequences are from one Danio rerio strain Tuebingen ecotype United States chromosome 21, GRCz12tu, whole genome shotgun sequence window:
- the si:dkey-247m21.3 gene encoding 5-hydroxytryptamine receptor 4 isoform X1 — MATASDSAEDSVDEVVSKHTSRITLSIVLVTIIIMTALGNLLVMVALCKDRQLRKKKTNFFIVSLAFADLLVALVVMPLAAIELTTGKWNYGETFCLVRTSLDVLLTTASILHLCCIALDRYYAICCQPLVYNNKMTPVRVSLMLVGCWVIPFFISFLPIMQSWNTIGIESFIEQRKLNSSRNSTCVFMVNQPYALVCSAVAFYVPLVLMVLAYQRIYVTAMGHARRIGSLHRAGSAPTSTYPNNDQHGSSRIKNETKAAKTLAVIMGCFCLCWAPFFVTNVVDPFINYSVPWQMWTAWLWLGYINSGLNPFLYAFLNRAFRRAFLMILCCGDERYARQGGFSPSRQCSESVNGTSISLRLSFLQSRRYSDNSNRFLSCELESQESAIAS; from the exons ATGGCCACAGCATCAGACTCAGCGGAAGA TTCAGTCGATGAAGTTGTGTCTAAACACACTTCGAGGATAACGCTGTCTATTGTCCTGGTGACCATCATTATAATGACCGCACTTGGTAATTTGCTTGTGATGGTGGCACTCTGTAAAGACAGACAGCTAAG GAAGAAGAAGACCAACTTCTTCATTGTATCGCTGGCATTTGCAGACCTTCTAGTTGCCCTGGTTGTGATGCCACTGGCAGCCATTGAGTTAACCACAGGGAAGTGGAATTATGGAGAGACGTTCTGCCTGGTGCGAACCTCACTGGATGTGCTGCTGACCACTGCGTCCATTCTGCATCTGTGCTGCATTGCTCTGGACAG GTACTATGCGATTTGCTGTCAGCCTCTGGTGTATAATAACAAGATGACACCTGTGAGAGTCTCGCTGATGCTGGTCGGATGTTGGGTCATCCCGTTTTTCATCTCTTTTCTTCCCATCATGCAGAGCTGGAATACCATTGGAATCGAGAGCTTT ATCGAACAAAGAAAACTGAACTCATCTCGTAACTCAACTTGTGTATTCATGGTGAACCAGCCATATGCCCTGGTGTGTTCAGCTGTGGCTTTCTATGTGCCTCTAGTTTTAATGGTTCTGGCCTATCAGCGGATCTATGTCACCGCCATGGGACATGCTCGGCGAATCGGCTCTCTCCATCGGGCTGGTTCGGCTCCTACTTCCACTTACCCCAACAATGACCAGCACGGTTCCAGTCGCATCAAGAATGAGACCAAAGCGGCTAAGACTCTGGCTGTGATCATGGGCTGCTTCTGCCTGTGCTGGGCTCCCTTCTTTGTCACCAACGTGGTGGATCCTTTCATCAACTACAGCGTGCCCTGGCAGATGTGGACCGCTTGGCTCTGGTTGGGTTACATCAACTCGGGCTTGAATCCGTTCCTGTATGCTTTTCTGAACCGGGCTTTTCGCAGAGCCTTCCTCATGATCCTGTGCTGTGGAGATGAGCGTTATGCCCGGCAGGGGGGCTTTAGCCCAAGCAGACAGTGCTCTGAGTCTGTCAACGGGACCTCCATTTCTCTCAG
- the si:dkey-247m21.3 gene encoding 5-hydroxytryptamine receptor 4 isoform X2, whose product MATASDSAEDSVDEVVSKHTSRITLSIVLVTIIIMTALGNLLVMVALCKDRQLRKKKTNFFIVSLAFADLLVALVVMPLAAIELTTGKWNYGETFCLVRTSLDVLLTTASILHLCCIALDRYYAICCQPLVYNNKMTPVRVSLMLVGCWVIPFFISFLPIMQSWNTIGIESFIEQRKLNSSRNSTCVFMVNQPYALVCSAVAFYVPLVLMVLAYQRIYVTAMGHARRIGSLHRAGSAPTSTYPNNDQHGSSRIKNETKAAKTLAVIMGCFCLCWAPFFVTNVVDPFINYSVPWQMWTAWLWLGYINSGLNPFLYAFLNRAFRRAFLMILCCGDERYARQGGFSPSRQCSESVNGTSISLRYS is encoded by the exons ATGGCCACAGCATCAGACTCAGCGGAAGA TTCAGTCGATGAAGTTGTGTCTAAACACACTTCGAGGATAACGCTGTCTATTGTCCTGGTGACCATCATTATAATGACCGCACTTGGTAATTTGCTTGTGATGGTGGCACTCTGTAAAGACAGACAGCTAAG GAAGAAGAAGACCAACTTCTTCATTGTATCGCTGGCATTTGCAGACCTTCTAGTTGCCCTGGTTGTGATGCCACTGGCAGCCATTGAGTTAACCACAGGGAAGTGGAATTATGGAGAGACGTTCTGCCTGGTGCGAACCTCACTGGATGTGCTGCTGACCACTGCGTCCATTCTGCATCTGTGCTGCATTGCTCTGGACAG GTACTATGCGATTTGCTGTCAGCCTCTGGTGTATAATAACAAGATGACACCTGTGAGAGTCTCGCTGATGCTGGTCGGATGTTGGGTCATCCCGTTTTTCATCTCTTTTCTTCCCATCATGCAGAGCTGGAATACCATTGGAATCGAGAGCTTT ATCGAACAAAGAAAACTGAACTCATCTCGTAACTCAACTTGTGTATTCATGGTGAACCAGCCATATGCCCTGGTGTGTTCAGCTGTGGCTTTCTATGTGCCTCTAGTTTTAATGGTTCTGGCCTATCAGCGGATCTATGTCACCGCCATGGGACATGCTCGGCGAATCGGCTCTCTCCATCGGGCTGGTTCGGCTCCTACTTCCACTTACCCCAACAATGACCAGCACGGTTCCAGTCGCATCAAGAATGAGACCAAAGCGGCTAAGACTCTGGCTGTGATCATGGGCTGCTTCTGCCTGTGCTGGGCTCCCTTCTTTGTCACCAACGTGGTGGATCCTTTCATCAACTACAGCGTGCCCTGGCAGATGTGGACCGCTTGGCTCTGGTTGGGTTACATCAACTCGGGCTTGAATCCGTTCCTGTATGCTTTTCTGAACCGGGCTTTTCGCAGAGCCTTCCTCATGATCCTGTGCTGTGGAGATGAGCGTTATGCCCGGCAGGGGGGCTTTAGCCCAAGCAGACAGTGCTCTGAGTCTGTCAACGGGACCTCCATTTCTCTCAGGTACAGTTAG